Proteins from one Nilaparvata lugens isolate BPH chromosome 10, ASM1435652v1, whole genome shotgun sequence genomic window:
- the LOC111045685 gene encoding E3 ubiquitin-protein ligase RNF25 translates to MHEDERVVEELEALKAILMDEIIIKTDDRGYAVGLETDVLPYTALDVDQQFVRITLDIILPTGYPDRSPAVSLRNPRGLDDSTLDALKQQITDKCNEYLGQPVIFEIIEVAKENLTASNVPCCECCICLYGFRDGDQFTKTQCYHYLHTYCLHKHLDASLAAFHDQQASLPLWQRTQRFQAVCPVCRAPITYAAGDLSGAAPPQEVEEAPRKFEPTAELRRLQKDMAALYLRQKQQGGIIVEQDNTITLVTVSSMPSMQSADNLCSGRPVGGGSAPGGGGGTAQVRADRRVAPPPEDMAALYLRQKQQGGIIVEQDNTITLVTVTLLILLIVFYYVVLQAVCPVCRAPITYAAGDLSGAAPPQEVEEAPRKFEPTAELRRLQKDMAALYLRQKQQGGIIVEQDNTITLVTDSSQNAAANR, encoded by the exons ATGCATGAAGACGAGAG GGTGGTTGAAGAGCTTGAAGCGCTCAAAGCTATACTCATGGACGAAATAATCATAAAAACTGATGACAG AGGCTACGCAGTCGGTCTGGAGACAGACGTGCTGCCGTACACGGCACTGGACGTTGACCAGCAGTTTGTGCGCATCACTCTGGACATCATTCTGCCGACCGGATATCCGGACCGATCGCCCGCGGTCAGTCTGCGAAATCCGCGCGGTCTCGACGACTCTACGCTCGATGCGCTCAAACAGCAGATCACCGACAAGTGCAACGAGTACCTCGGCCAGCCTGTCATATTCGAGATTATCGAG GTTGCAAAGGAGAACCTAACAGCGAGCAACGTGCCGTGCTGCGAGTGCTGCATCTGCCTGTATGGCTTCAGAGATGGCGACCAGTTCACCAAGACCCAGTGCTATCACTACCTGCACACCTACTGTCTGCACAAGCACCTCGACGCCTCTCTCGCCGCCTTCCACGACCAGCAGGCGTCGCTGCCGCTCTGGCAACGCACTCAGCGATTTCAG GCAGTATGCCCAGTATGCAGAGCGCCGATAACCTATGCAGCGGGAGACCTGTCGGGGGCGGCTCCGCcccaggaggtggaggaggcaCCGCGCAAGTTCGAGCCGACCGCCGAGTTGCGCCGCCTCCAGAAGGACATGGCCGCCCTCTACCTGCGACAGAAGCAGCAGGGGGGCATCATAGTCGAGCAGGACAACACCATCACTCTTGTCACTGTAA GCAGTATGCCCAGTATGCAGAGCGCCGATAACCTATGCAGCGGGAGACCTGTCGGGGGCGGCTCCGCcccaggaggtggaggaggcaCCGCGCAAGTTCGAGCCGACCGCCGAGTTGCGCCGCCTCCAGAAGACATGGCCGCCCTCTACCTGCGACAGAAGCAGCAGGGGGGCATCATAGTCGAGCAGGACAACACCATCACTCTTGTCACTGTAA CTCTCTTGATTCTCTTGATTGTATTCTATTATGTTGTGTTACAGGCAGTATGCCCAGTATGCAGAGCGCCGATAACCTATGCAGCGGGAGACCTGTCGGGGGCGGCTCCGCcccaggaggtggaggaggcaCCGCGCAAGTTCGAGCCGACCGCCGAGTTGCGCCGCCTCCAGAAGGACATGGCCGCCCTCTACCTGCGACAGAAGCAGCAGGGGGGCATCATAGTCGAGCAGGACAACACCATCACTCTTGTCACT gaTTCCAGCCAAAACGCAGCAGCTAACAGATGA